Proteins found in one Hypericibacter terrae genomic segment:
- the grxD gene encoding Grx4 family monothiol glutaredoxin, whose amino-acid sequence MSTTNPVFERIKQDITDNEIVLFMKGTPVFPQCGFSAAVVQVLTHLGVKFKGVDILTDPSLRQGVKEFSNWPTIPQLYVKGEFVGGCDIVREMYQSGELQQLLSERGIAHKAA is encoded by the coding sequence ATGTCGACGACCAATCCAGTTTTCGAACGCATCAAGCAGGACATCACCGACAATGAAATCGTGCTCTTCATGAAGGGCACGCCGGTCTTCCCGCAATGCGGATTCTCCGCGGCCGTGGTCCAGGTGCTGACCCATCTCGGCGTCAAGTTCAAGGGCGTGGACATCCTGACCGACCCGAGCCTGCGCCAGGGCGTCAAGGAATTCAGCAACTGGCCCACCATTCCGCAGCTCTATGTGAAGGGCGAGTTCGTCGGCGGCTGCGACATCGTGCGCGAGATGTACCAGTCGGGCGAGCTGCAGCAGCTCCTCTCCGAACGCGGCATCGCGCATAAGGCGGCGTGA
- a CDS encoding DODA-type extradiol aromatic ring-opening family dioxygenase, giving the protein MIDKTLPVLFLSHGSPMLPFEEIPARDFIAGLGARLPRPEAILCISAHWETPAPAVSTARAPETIHDFYGFPEALYRIAYKAPGAPALAERTQALLNAAGLPTSADPTRGLDHGAWNPLLLIYPDADIPVTQLSIQHPAGPGHHVALGRALKPLRKEGILILASGGAVHNLRQFGVDRETPADWATGFDDWLADRVAAQDTASLIEYRRLKPEGRQAHPRDEHFLPFFVALGAGEGETGRPIHRSFAHGSLSMASYAWGDIAPERARAA; this is encoded by the coding sequence ATGATCGACAAGACGCTCCCTGTTCTCTTCCTCTCCCACGGCTCGCCGATGCTCCCCTTCGAGGAGATTCCGGCGCGCGATTTCATCGCGGGCCTGGGCGCGCGCCTGCCGCGGCCCGAGGCGATCCTTTGCATCTCCGCCCATTGGGAGACGCCGGCGCCGGCCGTCAGCACGGCCCGCGCGCCCGAGACCATCCATGATTTCTACGGCTTCCCCGAAGCGCTCTACCGCATCGCCTATAAGGCGCCCGGCGCGCCGGCCCTGGCCGAACGCACCCAGGCGCTGTTGAACGCCGCGGGGCTGCCCACCAGTGCGGACCCCACCCGGGGTCTCGATCACGGTGCGTGGAACCCGCTGCTGCTGATCTATCCCGACGCCGACATCCCCGTGACGCAGCTCTCGATCCAGCATCCGGCCGGTCCCGGCCATCATGTCGCCTTGGGCCGCGCCCTCAAGCCCTTGCGCAAGGAAGGGATCCTGATCCTGGCGAGCGGCGGGGCGGTCCATAATCTGCGCCAGTTCGGCGTCGATCGCGAGACGCCGGCGGACTGGGCCACCGGCTTCGACGATTGGCTGGCCGACCGGGTTGCGGCCCAGGATACCGCCAGCCTGATCGAATATCGGCGCCTCAAGCCCGAGGGCCGGCAGGCCCATCCGCGTGATGAGCATTTTCTGCCCTTCTTCGTGGCGTTGGGCGCGGGCGAGGGCGAGACGGGTCGTCCGATCCATCGCAGCTTCGCCCATGGCAGCCTCAGCATGGCCTCCTACGCCTGGGGCGATATCGCGCCTGAGCGCGCCCGCGCGGCCTGA
- a CDS encoding BolA/IbaG family iron-sulfur metabolism protein, protein MAMDAAELERLIKEALPDAVIAIEDLRGDGDHYAALVKSRAFAGKTRIQQHQMVYQALRGRMGDELHALALQTGLPDGA, encoded by the coding sequence ATGGCGATGGACGCTGCCGAGCTGGAACGCCTGATCAAGGAAGCGCTGCCCGATGCGGTGATCGCGATCGAGGATCTGCGCGGCGACGGCGACCATTACGCGGCCCTGGTGAAGTCCCGGGCCTTCGCCGGCAAGACCCGTATCCAGCAGCATCAGATGGTCTATCAGGCGCTGCGCGGCCGGATGGGCGACGAGCTCCATGCCCTCGCCCTGCAGACCGGCCTGCCGGACGGCGCTTGA
- a CDS encoding glycosyltransferase translates to MLRVFIGYDPRQPVAYNVLQFSLMRRSTRPVAITPLVIQQLPMKRMGLTPFTYSRFLVPQLCNYEGWALFLDLDMLVQGDIAEIFDLADENQAVMVVKSNARFEWASVILFNCGHPDNRRLTSEYVETAEGLHGIGWTDKIGTLPAEWNHLVMYDQPKPAKLLHYTAGMPCFPETKDLGYADEWTKELKQMTMIVPWAQLMGNSVHAKPVLERLAKAKEQKPTI, encoded by the coding sequence ATGCTGCGTGTCTTCATTGGCTACGACCCGCGCCAGCCGGTCGCCTACAACGTGCTGCAATTCTCGCTGATGCGGCGCTCGACGCGGCCCGTTGCGATCACGCCGCTGGTGATCCAGCAACTGCCGATGAAGCGCATGGGCCTCACGCCCTTCACCTATTCGCGCTTCCTCGTGCCGCAGCTCTGCAACTACGAGGGTTGGGCCCTCTTCCTCGATCTCGACATGCTGGTGCAGGGGGACATCGCCGAGATTTTCGATCTCGCCGACGAGAACCAGGCGGTGATGGTGGTCAAGAGCAACGCCCGCTTCGAATGGGCCTCGGTGATCCTTTTCAATTGCGGCCACCCGGACAATCGCAGGCTGACGTCAGAATATGTCGAGACCGCCGAAGGGCTTCACGGCATCGGCTGGACCGACAAGATCGGGACCCTGCCGGCCGAGTGGAATCATCTCGTCATGTACGATCAGCCGAAGCCGGCGAAGCTTCTGCATTACACCGCCGGCATGCCCTGTTTTCCGGAGACCAAGGATCTCGGCTATGCCGACGAATGGACCAAGGAGCTGAAGCAGATGACGATGATCGTCCCCTGGGCCCAGCTCATGGGCAACTCCGTCCATGCCAAGCCGGTGCTGGAACGGCTGGCGAAGGCCAAGGAACAGAAGCCGACCATCTGA
- a CDS encoding NADP-dependent oxidoreductase: protein MAPGSHPPKTSREIRLKRYPPGMPTRDDFDLVEVTLPDLADGQMVVRNIAMSVDPYMRGRMTGARDSYVPPFELGQPLLGEAVGQVVASRDGTYPVGAYVTSMLGWREAFVAAGDQLSPVDGKAAPLTAYLGVLGMPGHTAYGGLLRYGQPKRGQTVFVSGAAGAVGSVVCQVAKIKGCQVIGSAGGPEKTKWLKEVAGVDHVIDYKAVSDLGAELKRLAPDGIDIYFENVGGAHLEAALDNMKVHGRIIMCGMIGAYNARTPGPPNLMRIVRRRLTVQGILFLDLQDMGPDFELDMPRWIAEGRVKWHETVFEGIEKAPDAFLGLFNGANLGKMIVRLGPDK from the coding sequence ATGGCACCTGGCAGCCATCCGCCCAAGACCAGCCGCGAGATCCGCCTGAAGCGCTATCCCCCGGGGATGCCGACGCGCGACGATTTCGACCTGGTCGAAGTCACCCTGCCCGATCTGGCCGACGGGCAGATGGTGGTGCGCAACATCGCCATGTCGGTTGATCCCTATATGCGCGGCCGCATGACGGGGGCCCGCGACAGCTACGTGCCGCCCTTCGAGCTGGGCCAGCCGCTGCTGGGCGAAGCGGTCGGCCAGGTCGTGGCCTCGCGCGACGGTACCTATCCGGTCGGCGCCTATGTCACCTCGATGCTGGGCTGGCGCGAGGCTTTCGTGGCGGCCGGCGATCAGCTCTCGCCGGTCGACGGCAAGGCGGCGCCGCTGACGGCCTATCTGGGCGTGCTCGGCATGCCGGGCCACACCGCCTATGGCGGGCTTCTCCGTTATGGCCAGCCCAAGCGCGGCCAGACCGTGTTCGTGTCGGGCGCCGCGGGAGCCGTCGGCAGCGTCGTCTGCCAGGTCGCGAAGATCAAAGGCTGCCAGGTGATCGGCAGCGCCGGTGGCCCCGAGAAGACGAAATGGCTGAAGGAGGTCGCGGGCGTCGATCACGTCATCGACTACAAGGCCGTGAGCGACCTCGGCGCCGAGTTGAAGCGCCTGGCGCCCGACGGCATCGACATCTATTTCGAGAATGTCGGCGGCGCCCATCTCGAGGCGGCGCTCGACAACATGAAGGTGCATGGCCGCATCATCATGTGCGGCATGATCGGCGCCTATAACGCGCGCACGCCCGGTCCGCCCAATCTCATGCGCATCGTGCGCCGGCGCCTGACGGTGCAGGGCATCCTGTTCCTGGATCTGCAGGATATGGGCCCGGACTTCGAGCTCGACATGCCGCGCTGGATCGCGGAAGGCCGGGTCAAATGGCACGAGACGGTGTTCGAGGGAATCGAGAAGGCCCCCGACGCCTTCCTCGGCCTCTTCAACGGCGCCAATCTCGGCAAGATGATCGTGCGGCTGGGGCCGGATAAGTAG